A single region of the Streptomyces sp. NBC_01262 genome encodes:
- the trxA gene encoding thioredoxin — MSTVELTKDNFDEVVSGNEFVLIDFWASWCGPCRMFAPVYDAASERHEDLVFAKVDTEAQPELAAAFEIQSIPTLMIVRDRVAVFAQPGALPEPALESVIEQARALDMDEVRKSVSEAAQQQS, encoded by the coding sequence ATGAGCACCGTTGAGCTCACCAAGGACAACTTCGACGAGGTTGTGTCGGGCAATGAATTCGTACTGATCGATTTCTGGGCGTCCTGGTGCGGTCCGTGCCGGATGTTCGCCCCGGTGTACGACGCGGCCTCCGAGCGCCACGAGGACCTGGTCTTCGCGAAGGTGGACACCGAGGCCCAGCCCGAGCTGGCCGCCGCCTTCGAGATCCAGTCGATCCCGACGCTGATGATCGTGCGCGACCGTGTCGCCGTCTTCGCCCAGCCGGGCGCGCTGCCCGAGCCGGCGCTGGAGAGCGTGATCGAGCAGGCCCGCGCGCTGGACATGGACGAGGTCCGCAAGTCGGTCAGCGAAGCGGCGCAGCAGCAGTCCTGA
- the egtA gene encoding ergothioneine biosynthesis glutamate--cysteine ligase EgtA, which translates to MPSASGGGQRTQAPQPITEDEAQTHIHGICFKNGPPARVGVELEWFVHDLKEPGRRVEPERLTAAVEALHGLPLGSPLTQEPGGQLELSSLPAGSLTECVATASAELAAVRALLREHGMRLEGYGLDPWLPPRRLLDHPRYRAMETYFDRAGTAGRVMMGSSASVQVCLDAGTDEPGPFSIGRRWLLAHLLGAVLVAAFANSPLREGRPTGWRSTRQAVWANLDAARTNAPAAGPDPRAAWASHALDAPVLCVQADEGPWAVPPAGLTFREWIRADGRGPGAASRRPGVADLEYHLTTLFPPVRPHGHLELRMIDAQSGEDGWIVPLAVTMALFDDPAASEVAYRAVKPLADSSGPGPAPRNPLWRRAARLGLTDPELHATAVTCFAAALEALPRLGADAGLQAAVADFTDRYVRRGRCPADDVLDAHVREESHQ; encoded by the coding sequence ATGCCGAGCGCAAGCGGCGGCGGACAGCGGACTCAGGCACCGCAGCCGATAACCGAGGACGAGGCGCAGACCCATATCCATGGCATCTGCTTCAAGAACGGCCCGCCCGCCCGGGTGGGCGTCGAACTCGAATGGTTCGTGCACGATCTCAAGGAGCCCGGTCGCCGGGTCGAGCCGGAGCGGCTCACCGCCGCCGTGGAGGCGCTGCACGGCCTCCCCCTCGGTTCCCCGCTCACCCAGGAGCCCGGTGGTCAGCTGGAGCTCAGCTCGCTCCCGGCGGGCTCCCTGACCGAGTGCGTGGCGACGGCCTCCGCGGAGCTGGCCGCCGTACGCGCGCTGCTGCGGGAGCACGGGATGCGGCTCGAAGGCTACGGCCTCGACCCGTGGCTGCCCCCGCGGCGGCTGCTGGACCATCCCCGTTACCGCGCGATGGAGACCTACTTCGACCGGGCCGGGACGGCCGGCCGCGTCATGATGGGCAGCTCGGCCTCCGTGCAGGTCTGCCTGGACGCGGGCACCGACGAGCCGGGGCCGTTCAGCATCGGCAGGCGCTGGCTGCTCGCGCATCTGCTGGGAGCGGTCCTGGTCGCCGCGTTCGCCAATTCGCCGCTGCGGGAGGGCCGGCCCACCGGCTGGCGTTCCACCCGGCAGGCGGTGTGGGCGAATCTGGACGCGGCCCGCACCAACGCCCCGGCGGCGGGGCCGGACCCGCGTGCCGCGTGGGCGTCGCACGCCCTGGACGCGCCGGTGCTGTGCGTACAGGCCGATGAGGGCCCCTGGGCCGTGCCGCCCGCCGGGCTGACCTTCCGCGAGTGGATCCGCGCCGACGGGCGGGGGCCGGGGGCCGCGTCCCGCCGGCCGGGCGTGGCGGACCTGGAGTACCACCTCACCACGCTCTTCCCGCCGGTCCGGCCGCACGGGCACCTGGAGCTGCGGATGATCGACGCCCAGTCCGGCGAGGACGGCTGGATCGTGCCGCTGGCCGTCACCATGGCCCTGTTCGACGACCCGGCCGCCTCCGAGGTGGCGTACCGGGCCGTCAAGCCGCTCGCCGACTCCTCCGGTCCCGGGCCCGCCCCGCGCAATCCGCTCTGGCGGCGTGCCGCCCGGCTCGGGCTCACCGATCCCGAGCTGCACGCGACGGCCGTGACCTGCTTCGCCGCCGCCCTGGAGGCGCTGCCCCGGCTCGGCGCGGACGCCGGGCTCCAGGCGGCCGTCGCCGACTTCACCGACCGCTACGTCCGGCGGGGCCGATGTCCCGCCGATGACGTGCTCGACGCCCACGTACGCGAGGAGAGCCACCAGTGA
- a CDS encoding universal stress protein, which produces MADKDRAPARFERGTDGPKVIVTGIDGSESSWRAASYAAGLARRQNALLAIVYIQPLISAGAAFGAPVAETTGEIAEQLIDEIRRGAKQVEGVFQLRWEFHTFPGDPFAGLAKAADELKADAVVVGASEQAGHRIVGSVAVRLVKAGRWPVTVVP; this is translated from the coding sequence GTGGCGGACAAGGACAGAGCACCGGCGCGGTTCGAGCGCGGTACGGACGGCCCCAAGGTGATCGTGACGGGGATTGACGGTTCGGAGTCGTCCTGGCGGGCGGCGTCCTACGCCGCCGGCCTGGCCAGGCGTCAGAACGCGCTGCTCGCCATCGTCTACATACAGCCGCTGATCAGCGCGGGAGCGGCCTTCGGCGCGCCGGTCGCCGAGACCACCGGCGAGATCGCCGAGCAGCTCATCGACGAGATCCGACGCGGCGCCAAGCAGGTCGAGGGTGTCTTCCAGCTCCGCTGGGAGTTCCACACCTTCCCCGGCGACCCCTTCGCCGGGCTGGCCAAGGCGGCCGACGAGCTCAAGGCCGACGCCGTGGTCGTCGGCGCCTCCGAGCAGGCCGGGCACCGCATCGTCGGCTCGGTGGCCGTCCGCCTGGTCAAGGCGGGGCGCTGGCCGGTCACGGTGGTCCCGTAG
- the egtB gene encoding ergothioneine biosynthesis protein EgtB gives MTAPALDTEALRRRAIDALLTARDRTRALTSCVDDHELTAQHSPLMSPLVWDLAHIGNQEEQWLLRTVGGREALRPDIDTVYDAFEHPRSERPTLPLLPPAEAHTYAADVRGRVLDILERAQLEGGGPLTEAGFAFGMIAQHEQQHDETMLITHQLRRGPAALTAPAPPPAPADAAALPAEVLVPGGPFTMGTSAEPWSLDNERPGHTREVGAYFIDTVPVSNAAYIRFIEDGGYDDPRWWAAAGWAHVREHGLYAPLFWRHEGGLWLRRRFGVTEPVPPDEPVLHVSWYEADAYARWAGRRLPTEAEWEKAARHDPVTGRSLRYPWGDADPTPEHANLGQRHLSPAPVGSYPAGASPLGVRQLIGDVWEWTASGFLPYPGFAAFPYREYSEVFFGPDHKVLRGGSFAVDPVACRGTFRNWDYPIRRQIFSGFRTARDADPDLATKPPEPR, from the coding sequence GTGACCGCCCCCGCTCTCGACACCGAAGCGCTGCGCCGCCGCGCGATCGACGCCCTGCTCACCGCCCGGGACCGCACCCGGGCCCTCACATCTTGCGTCGACGACCACGAACTCACCGCCCAGCACTCCCCCTTGATGTCCCCGCTGGTCTGGGACCTGGCCCACATCGGCAACCAGGAGGAGCAGTGGCTGCTGCGCACCGTCGGCGGCCGTGAGGCCCTGCGCCCCGACATCGACACGGTCTACGACGCCTTCGAGCACCCGCGCTCCGAGCGCCCCACCCTGCCCCTGCTGCCGCCCGCCGAGGCACACACCTACGCCGCCGACGTACGCGGCCGGGTCCTGGACATCCTGGAGCGGGCACAACTGGAGGGCGGCGGCCCGCTGACGGAGGCGGGCTTCGCCTTCGGGATGATCGCCCAGCATGAGCAGCAGCACGACGAGACCATGCTCATCACCCACCAGCTCCGCCGCGGCCCCGCCGCCCTCACCGCCCCCGCGCCGCCCCCGGCCCCCGCCGACGCGGCGGCCCTGCCCGCCGAAGTCCTGGTCCCCGGCGGCCCGTTCACCATGGGCACCTCGGCCGAGCCCTGGTCGCTGGACAACGAACGCCCGGGCCACACACGGGAGGTCGGCGCCTACTTCATCGACACGGTCCCGGTCTCCAACGCCGCGTACATCCGCTTCATCGAGGACGGCGGCTACGACGACCCCCGGTGGTGGGCGGCGGCGGGCTGGGCCCATGTGCGCGAACACGGCCTGTACGCCCCGCTGTTCTGGCGCCATGAGGGCGGGCTGTGGCTGCGCCGCCGCTTCGGCGTCACCGAGCCCGTCCCGCCGGACGAGCCCGTCCTGCATGTGAGCTGGTACGAGGCCGACGCCTACGCCCGCTGGGCCGGCCGCCGCCTGCCCACCGAGGCCGAGTGGGAGAAGGCGGCCCGCCACGACCCCGTCACCGGCCGCTCCCTGCGTTACCCCTGGGGCGACGCCGACCCCACCCCCGAGCACGCCAACCTCGGCCAGCGCCATCTGAGTCCGGCCCCAGTCGGCTCCTACCCGGCCGGCGCCTCTCCTCTCGGCGTCCGCCAGCTCATCGGCGACGTCTGGGAGTGGACCGCCTCCGGCTTCCTCCCCTACCCCGGCTTCGCCGCCTTCCCCTACCGCGAGTACTCCGAGGTCTTCTTCGGCCCCGACCACAAGGTCCTGCGCGGCGGCTCCTTCGCCGTCGACCCCGTCGCCTGCCGGGGCACCTTCCGCAACTGGGACTACCCGATCCGCCGCCAGATCTTCTCGGGCTTCAGGACGGCGCGCGACGCGGACCCCGACCTCGCCACCAAGCCACCGGAGCCCCGCTGA
- the egtC gene encoding ergothioneine biosynthesis protein EgtC — protein sequence MCRHLAYLGPAVALRDIVINPPHSLYRQSWAPRRQRNGTVNADGFGLGWYAPGDPVPARYRRTGPVWADPSFADVTRVVRSGALLAAVRDATEGSAPDESSAAPYTHGPWLFSHNGALLGWPRSVADAAETLPAAELLALEARCDSALAWALALHRLRAGADPDEALADTTGRLASLTPESRLNFLLTDGHTIAATAWGDSLWYLSAPGRSLVVASEPHDDDPRWTEVPDRHLLTGDTSEVLLIPLKEPHL from the coding sequence ATGTGCCGCCACCTCGCCTACCTCGGCCCCGCCGTAGCGCTGCGCGACATCGTCATCAATCCCCCGCACTCCCTCTACCGCCAGTCCTGGGCCCCCCGCCGCCAGCGCAACGGCACCGTCAACGCCGACGGCTTCGGTCTCGGCTGGTACGCCCCCGGCGACCCCGTCCCGGCCCGTTACCGCCGCACGGGGCCGGTCTGGGCGGACCCGAGCTTCGCGGACGTCACCCGGGTCGTGCGCTCGGGCGCGCTGCTCGCGGCCGTACGGGACGCCACCGAGGGCTCCGCGCCCGACGAGTCGTCGGCGGCCCCGTACACCCACGGGCCCTGGCTGTTCAGCCACAACGGGGCCCTCCTGGGCTGGCCGCGGTCCGTCGCGGACGCGGCGGAAACCCTGCCCGCGGCGGAACTGCTCGCCCTGGAGGCCCGCTGCGACTCCGCGCTCGCGTGGGCGCTGGCCCTGCACCGGCTCCGCGCCGGGGCCGATCCGGACGAGGCGCTGGCCGACACGACCGGCCGTCTGGCCTCGCTCACCCCCGAGTCCCGGCTCAACTTCCTTCTCACCGACGGCCACACCATCGCCGCCACCGCCTGGGGCGACTCGCTGTGGTACCTGTCCGCCCCCGGCCGTTCCCTGGTCGTCGCCTCCGAGCCGCATGACGACGACCCCCGCTGGACCGAGGTCCCCGACCGGCACCTGCTGACCGGGGACACCTCGGAAGTCCTGCTGATCCCGCTCAAGGAGCCGCACCTGTGA
- a CDS encoding FUSC family protein, whose protein sequence is MKTMPGGESAVGGGAGGPGQALRLARSARGALALRPGADIWHKPALSVVITLALPEVALLLAGRLDLAFYVTAGGLCALYAHGQPYAARARTLAWVVLGMLLSTAVALTTAALTDSTAVRVAVAALLAAVHKTVCDATRIGPPANVIFTFVAASAAFLPQRLADIPAHLALGALGGAIAWLVCMAPALVRPHGPERIAVARALEATARLLRANGSRHDTAAAADAARRSLRMAGPGPHLTGLGLLLIRAESAAANPAVHRDRAERFREWAHDLRKGRSLPETGPAHAAEAPEPTGADTGTEARAASGPRAALRAFAPDSPLLPVAARVALGGALAGWASMALGVDRPYWAVVTATAVFAANTTMSWHRGLQRALGNLLGVLLFTALVPLTSTGRAALVAVALACQFATEATIARNYWLGSLFVTPMAMIMVQFAGAEPARQLITDRWLDTCVGVAAGLLVCFLVPNRRAAGRVETALAHVDAAVTAPVPSRERLAVTLLELREAADTAGGEWWSAALPQERIAAAELRGHRTLAALTVPSAPAATTAAARVVARASSPGPAQ, encoded by the coding sequence ATGAAGACGATGCCCGGAGGAGAATCAGCGGTCGGCGGCGGCGCGGGCGGCCCAGGGCAGGCCCTGAGGCTGGCCCGCTCCGCGCGCGGCGCCCTCGCCCTGCGCCCCGGCGCCGACATCTGGCACAAGCCCGCCCTCAGCGTCGTGATCACGCTCGCCCTCCCCGAGGTGGCGCTGCTGCTCGCGGGCCGTCTGGACCTGGCCTTCTATGTCACCGCCGGAGGCCTGTGCGCCCTGTACGCGCACGGGCAGCCGTACGCCGCCCGGGCCCGCACGCTGGCCTGGGTGGTGCTCGGCATGCTGCTGAGCACCGCCGTCGCGCTGACCACGGCCGCCCTGACCGACTCGACCGCCGTACGGGTCGCGGTGGCCGCGCTGCTGGCGGCGGTCCACAAGACGGTGTGCGACGCGACCCGCATCGGGCCGCCCGCCAACGTGATCTTCACCTTCGTGGCGGCCAGTGCCGCGTTCCTGCCGCAGCGGCTCGCCGACATCCCGGCCCATCTCGCGCTCGGGGCGCTCGGCGGCGCGATCGCCTGGCTGGTCTGCATGGCCCCGGCCCTCGTACGGCCGCACGGACCCGAGCGGATCGCCGTGGCCCGCGCCCTGGAGGCCACCGCCCGGCTGCTGCGCGCGAACGGCTCCCGCCACGACACCGCGGCCGCCGCCGACGCCGCCCGGCGCTCCCTGCGCATGGCGGGCCCGGGCCCCCACCTCACCGGCCTGGGGCTCCTGCTCATACGCGCCGAATCCGCCGCCGCGAACCCGGCAGTCCACCGCGACCGGGCCGAGCGCTTCCGCGAGTGGGCGCACGACCTGCGCAAGGGGCGTTCGCTGCCGGAAACCGGCCCTGCGCATGCCGCCGAAGCCCCCGAGCCGACCGGTGCCGACACCGGCACGGAAGCGCGGGCCGCCTCCGGTCCGCGGGCCGCGCTACGGGCCTTCGCACCGGACTCACCGCTGCTTCCGGTCGCCGCGCGGGTCGCGCTGGGCGGGGCGCTCGCCGGGTGGGCGTCGATGGCACTGGGCGTGGACCGCCCGTACTGGGCCGTGGTCACCGCCACCGCGGTCTTCGCCGCCAACACCACGATGTCCTGGCACCGGGGCCTGCAGCGCGCCCTCGGCAACCTCCTCGGGGTGCTGCTGTTCACCGCGCTCGTGCCGCTGACCAGCACGGGCCGGGCGGCCCTGGTGGCCGTCGCCCTGGCCTGCCAGTTCGCCACGGAGGCGACCATCGCCCGGAACTACTGGCTGGGCAGCCTCTTCGTCACGCCGATGGCCATGATCATGGTCCAGTTCGCCGGCGCCGAACCCGCCCGGCAGCTGATCACCGACCGCTGGCTCGACACCTGCGTCGGCGTCGCCGCCGGCCTGCTGGTCTGCTTCCTCGTCCCGAACCGCCGCGCCGCCGGCCGGGTCGAAACCGCCCTCGCGCATGTCGACGCCGCCGTCACCGCTCCCGTCCCCTCCCGGGAGCGGCTCGCCGTCACCCTCCTGGAGCTGCGCGAGGCCGCCGACACCGCCGGCGGCGAGTGGTGGAGCGCGGCCCTCCCGCAGGAGCGGATCGCCGCCGCCGAGCTGCGCGGGCACCGGACCCTGGCCGCGCTGACCGTGCCGTCCGCACCGGCCGCGACAACGGCCGCCGCACGGGTCGTCGCACGGGCCTCCTCGCCGGGCCCGGCACAGTGA
- a CDS encoding AMP-binding protein, giving the protein METVAELVLSRRGDDRPGLMHGDLVLSHHRAAAAAAARAALLADLLPAGREPHVGLLLANVPEYPLWLGAAALAGATVVGVNPTRRGPELARDIAHTECALLVTERAHLPLLAGLDLGLPPERVLVVDDPAYEALVAPYEGCEPPARGVGPGTRLLLYFTSGSTGAPKAVIVSQGRLANAGRSIAAQFGLGPADVHYICMPLFHGNAVMANWAPALACGAAVALRRGFSASGFLPDIRAYGATYFTYVGRAVQYLLATPERPDDREHTLRHGFGTEAGAVDAERFAARFGVRLTEGYGSSEGGAAIQRSPGTPPGAVGRAAPGADLAVVDPSTGRERARAVLDGGTGRLLNGDEAIGELVNRGRSRFEGYWKNDSAVAERTRRGWFWTGDLFFRDPEGYFHFAGRTDDRLRVDGENLAAALIENILARYDAAAAVAVYAVPDPVSGDQVMAALAPHDGSVFDPAAFAAFLAAQPDLGTKMAPRFVRIVPRMPVTATNKIHRAALRREGFACADPVWWSPPRSGPCGAAYRALGEADRAELLDHYRAQGREALLDG; this is encoded by the coding sequence ATGGAGACCGTCGCCGAACTCGTGCTGTCGCGCCGGGGCGATGACCGTCCCGGCCTGATGCACGGGGACCTCGTGCTCAGCCATCACCGGGCGGCCGCCGCGGCGGCCGCCCGTGCCGCGCTCCTGGCCGATCTGCTGCCCGCCGGCCGCGAGCCGCACGTGGGGCTGCTGCTGGCCAACGTCCCGGAGTATCCGCTGTGGCTGGGCGCGGCCGCCCTGGCCGGGGCGACCGTCGTCGGCGTCAACCCCACGCGGCGCGGCCCCGAGCTGGCCCGCGACATCGCCCACACCGAGTGCGCGCTGCTGGTGACCGAGCGGGCCCATCTCCCGCTGCTGGCCGGACTGGACCTGGGGCTGCCGCCGGAACGTGTCCTCGTCGTCGACGATCCGGCCTACGAGGCGCTTGTCGCACCGTACGAGGGCTGCGAGCCGCCCGCGCGCGGCGTGGGCCCCGGCACGCGCCTGCTGCTGTACTTCACCTCCGGCTCGACCGGCGCCCCCAAGGCCGTGATCGTCTCGCAGGGGCGGCTCGCCAACGCCGGGCGCTCGATCGCCGCGCAGTTCGGCCTGGGACCGGCAGATGTGCACTACATCTGCATGCCGCTCTTCCACGGCAACGCCGTCATGGCCAACTGGGCCCCCGCCCTGGCCTGCGGCGCGGCGGTGGCGCTGCGGCGCGGTTTCTCGGCCTCCGGTTTCCTGCCCGACATACGGGCGTACGGGGCGACGTACTTCACCTACGTCGGCCGCGCCGTCCAGTACCTGCTGGCCACCCCCGAGCGCCCCGACGACCGCGAGCACACCCTGCGCCACGGCTTCGGCACCGAGGCGGGCGCGGTGGACGCCGAGCGCTTCGCCGCCCGCTTCGGGGTCCGCCTCACCGAGGGCTACGGCTCCTCCGAGGGCGGCGCCGCGATCCAGCGCTCCCCCGGCACCCCGCCCGGCGCCGTCGGGCGCGCCGCCCCCGGCGCGGACCTCGCGGTGGTCGACCCGTCGACCGGGCGGGAGCGGGCCCGGGCCGTCCTGGACGGCGGCACCGGGCGGCTGCTCAACGGCGACGAGGCGATAGGCGAGCTCGTCAACCGGGGCCGCAGCCGCTTCGAGGGCTACTGGAAGAACGACTCCGCGGTCGCGGAACGCACCCGGCGCGGCTGGTTCTGGACGGGCGACCTCTTCTTCCGCGACCCGGAGGGGTACTTCCACTTCGCCGGCCGGACCGACGACCGGCTCCGGGTCGACGGGGAGAATCTCGCCGCGGCCCTCATCGAGAACATCCTCGCCCGTTATGACGCCGCCGCGGCGGTGGCCGTGTACGCGGTGCCCGATCCCGTCTCCGGCGACCAGGTGATGGCCGCGCTCGCGCCGCACGACGGCTCGGTCTTCGACCCGGCCGCCTTCGCGGCCTTCCTGGCCGCCCAGCCGGACCTCGGTACGAAGATGGCCCCGCGTTTCGTCCGGATCGTGCCCCGCATGCCGGTCACCGCGACCAACAAGATCCACCGGGCGGCCCTGCGGCGCGAGGGATTCGCCTGCGCCGACCCGGTGTGGTGGTCGCCGCCCCGCTCGGGCCCCTGCGGGGCGGCGTACCGGGCGCTGGGCGAGGCGGACCGGGCGGAGCTGCTGGACCACTACCGCGCCCAGGGGCGCGAGGCCCTGCTGGACGGCTGA
- the egtD gene encoding L-histidine N(alpha)-methyltransferase: protein MSPFDLTRTLAPDDTAAALRADVADGLTRDPKELPPKWFYDAHGSELFEEITRLPEYYPTRAEREILGDRAGEIAQASRARTLVELGSGSSEKTRLLIAALRALGDPLTYIPVDVSESALAQAGKALLADHPDLTVHALIADFQHGLALPPAPGPRLVAFLGGTIGNLVPGERAAFLASVRRMLAPEDTFLLGTDLVKDEATLVAAYDDSQGVTAAFNKNVLAVIDRDLGADFDLADFDHVALWDRENEWIEMRLRARRYLTVKVPALDLTADFEPGEEMRTEISAKFREAGVRAELAAAGLRLRHWWTDREGRFALSLASPEKSAN, encoded by the coding sequence GTGAGCCCGTTCGATCTCACCCGCACCCTTGCCCCCGACGACACGGCCGCCGCCCTGCGCGCGGACGTGGCCGACGGTCTGACCCGCGACCCCAAGGAGCTGCCGCCCAAGTGGTTCTACGACGCACACGGCAGTGAGCTGTTCGAGGAGATCACCCGGCTGCCCGAGTACTACCCGACCCGCGCCGAGCGCGAGATCCTCGGCGACCGCGCGGGCGAGATCGCGCAGGCCTCCCGGGCCCGCACCCTCGTGGAGCTCGGTTCCGGCTCGTCCGAGAAGACCCGGCTGCTCATCGCCGCCCTGCGCGCGCTGGGCGACCCGCTGACGTACATCCCGGTGGACGTCAGCGAATCCGCCCTTGCGCAGGCCGGAAAAGCGCTGCTCGCCGACCACCCCGACCTCACCGTGCACGCCCTGATCGCCGACTTCCAGCACGGCCTCGCCCTGCCGCCGGCCCCCGGACCGCGCCTGGTGGCCTTCCTGGGCGGCACGATCGGCAATCTGGTGCCGGGCGAGCGGGCGGCGTTCCTTGCGTCGGTGCGGAGGATGCTGGCACCTGAAGATACGTTTCTGCTGGGCACCGACCTGGTCAAGGACGAGGCCACGCTGGTTGCCGCGTACGACGACTCGCAGGGCGTCACCGCCGCCTTCAACAAGAACGTCCTGGCGGTCATCGACCGCGACCTGGGCGCCGACTTCGACCTCGCGGACTTCGACCACGTCGCCCTGTGGGACCGGGAGAACGAGTGGATCGAGATGCGGCTGCGCGCCCGCCGCTACCTCACGGTCAAGGTCCCCGCGCTCGACCTGACCGCCGACTTCGAGCCGGGCGAGGAGATGCGCACCGAGATCTCCGCGAAGTTCCGCGAGGCGGGCGTACGGGCCGAGCTGGCGGCGGCGGGACTGCGCCTGCGGCACTGGTGGACCGACCGCGAGGGCCGCTTCGCGCTGTCACTGGCATCGCCGGAGAAGTCGGCAAACTAA
- a CDS encoding DHA2 family efflux MFS transporter permease subunit translates to MSQHVPAPPTDSSRWPALLVLCAGTLMVILDGTIVNVALPSIQSDLGFSQASLTWVVNAYLIAFGGLLLLAGRLGDLIGRKRVFIAGLAVFTAASLLCGVSADPGTLIAARFLQGVGGAMASAVTLGMIVALFTEPRERSRAIAVYSFVGSAGASIGVIAGGVLTQAISWHWIFFVNLPIGVAAAVLAGRVLGPDHGAGPRQGADVTGAVLVTAALMLGVYTIVKAADHGWGSLHTLGLGAVSAALLGAFVLRQARAAHPLLPLRIFRSRNVSGANLVQFVMVAPMFGFQFLVALYLQRVLGYDAIGTGIAFLPVTTSIGLTSLFLAARLIARFGLRTVLAAGLLLLAAGFVLLTRLPAQGGYGVHVLPALVLLGAGAGLALPAITTLAMSDATPGDSGLVSGLANTTQQVGGALGLAVLSTLAASRTDRLLGTGEDTAAALTGGYHLAFVTGAALMLLAAALTATALRPGRTAAPAAPGVPQGPGQAITSVRGGQGQSTGAVRARYGRPQGDRDGD, encoded by the coding sequence ATGTCCCAGCACGTCCCCGCACCCCCGACCGACAGTTCACGCTGGCCGGCGCTGCTCGTCCTCTGCGCGGGCACCCTCATGGTGATCCTGGACGGGACCATCGTGAACGTGGCCCTGCCGTCCATCCAGAGCGATCTCGGCTTCTCCCAGGCGAGCCTGACCTGGGTCGTCAACGCCTACCTGATCGCCTTCGGCGGCCTGCTCCTGCTCGCCGGACGGCTCGGCGACCTCATCGGGCGCAAGCGCGTCTTCATCGCCGGGCTCGCGGTCTTCACGGCGGCCTCGCTGCTGTGCGGGGTGTCGGCGGATCCCGGCACGCTCATCGCCGCCCGCTTTCTGCAGGGGGTCGGCGGCGCGATGGCGTCGGCGGTGACGCTCGGCATGATCGTCGCGCTCTTCACCGAACCGCGCGAGCGGTCCAGGGCGATCGCCGTCTACAGCTTCGTCGGCTCCGCCGGCGCGTCGATCGGGGTCATCGCCGGCGGGGTGCTGACCCAGGCCATCAGCTGGCACTGGATCTTCTTCGTCAACCTCCCGATCGGCGTCGCAGCGGCCGTCCTCGCAGGGCGGGTGCTCGGCCCCGACCACGGCGCCGGGCCCCGTCAGGGCGCCGACGTGACCGGCGCGGTCCTGGTCACCGCCGCCCTCATGCTCGGCGTCTACACCATCGTCAAGGCCGCCGACCACGGCTGGGGTTCACTGCACACCCTCGGCCTCGGCGCGGTCTCGGCCGCACTGCTGGGCGCGTTCGTCCTGCGCCAGGCACGGGCCGCGCACCCATTGCTCCCGTTGCGGATATTCCGCTCCCGGAACGTCTCGGGGGCCAATCTCGTCCAGTTCGTCATGGTGGCCCCCATGTTCGGCTTCCAGTTTCTGGTCGCGCTGTATCTGCAGCGGGTGCTGGGCTACGACGCCATCGGCACCGGGATCGCCTTCCTGCCGGTCACCACCTCGATCGGACTGACCTCGCTCTTCCTCGCAGCCCGGCTCATCGCGCGCTTCGGGCTGCGGACCGTACTGGCGGCCGGTCTGCTCCTGCTCGCCGCCGGCTTCGTACTCCTCACCCGGCTTCCCGCGCAGGGCGGTTACGGCGTCCACGTACTGCCCGCCCTGGTGCTGCTCGGCGCCGGGGCCGGCCTGGCCCTGCCCGCCATCACCACCCTGGCCATGTCGGACGCGACCCCCGGAGACTCCGGGCTCGTCTCCGGCCTGGCCAACACCACCCAGCAGGTCGGCGGCGCGCTCGGCCTCGCCGTCCTCAGCACCCTGGCCGCCTCCCGCACCGACCGGCTGCTGGGCACCGGCGAGGACACCGCGGCCGCGCTCACCGGCGGCTACCACCTGGCCTTCGTCACCGGCGCCGCGCTGATGCTGCTGGCGGCAGCCCTCACCGCGACCGCGCTGCGCCCCGGACGCACGGCCGCGCCCGCGGCACCGGGGGTGCCGCAGGGCCCTGGCCAGGCGATAACCTCGGTACGTGGCGGACAAGGACAGAGCACCGGCGCGGTTCGAGCGCGGTACGGACGGCCCCAAGGTGATCGTGACGGGGATTGA